A region from the Leptospira venezuelensis genome encodes:
- a CDS encoding heme exporter protein CcmB — MKAIISLVRKEFRLLGKASNGILSLLVLVSAMVFLFHYALERNGKIDLVALIGLKWAILFVASFVLVGQFTWEEREAGGGTASRLFISPWVLYFSKSILVFIALSAAAIYLMGLFALMFSAFPADINEFGRQIVFFFPGLLCLSFLGVCLSHISLSSRLKEILLPLLLVPLSIPVFLYGMEAERKFISQPFSALAGSFVLILAFAFFYGSMGALLVEMTSDE, encoded by the coding sequence ATGAAGGCCATTATATCACTGGTGCGAAAAGAGTTTCGGCTTTTAGGAAAAGCAAGTAATGGAATTTTATCGTTACTCGTTTTAGTTTCTGCTATGGTCTTTTTATTTCATTATGCTTTGGAAAGGAACGGAAAAATTGACCTGGTCGCTCTTATTGGATTAAAATGGGCCATTCTATTTGTAGCCTCATTTGTTTTAGTTGGTCAGTTCACCTGGGAAGAAAGAGAAGCGGGCGGCGGAACTGCAAGTAGGTTATTCATTTCTCCTTGGGTTTTATATTTTTCTAAATCGATTTTGGTATTTATTGCATTGTCTGCGGCCGCAATTTATTTGATGGGACTTTTTGCTCTGATGTTTTCCGCATTTCCAGCAGACATAAATGAATTCGGAAGACAGATCGTATTCTTTTTTCCCGGTTTATTATGCCTTTCCTTTTTAGGAGTTTGCCTTTCTCATATCAGTTTATCTTCTCGTTTGAAAGAAATACTTCTGCCATTACTTCTTGTACCTCTTTCTATTCCGGTGTTTTTATATGGAATGGAAGCTGAGAGAAAATTTATCTCACAACCTTTTTCCGCCTTGGCAGGTTCGTTTGTTCTAATTTTGGCATTTGCTTTTTTTTACGGTTCCATGGGTGCACTTCTTGTAGAAATGACTTCCGACGAATAG
- a CDS encoding ABC transporter ATP-binding protein — MRLCRVTWQNLSLVNTLLKGKLSSLVPLQTSIPVLECSNLSYNIGRKSVLKNVSFSVFPNEVLFVRGMNGSGKTTLLKSILQHDKFKDQIKFPSSKSAKLSYLGHDLGLYTTLSLEENLEYFRGIAGDCRPEDQIISWLKDFRLWQRRKDPVSSFSRGMKQKAALVRALLPNVDIYLLDEPLTALDSEGESKARSVLENVLETSSIIMVTHDPNFALNAKSRLLELGENSK, encoded by the coding sequence ATGAGATTATGCAGAGTGACTTGGCAAAATTTAAGCCTTGTAAATACTCTTTTAAAAGGGAAATTGTCCTCATTGGTCCCATTACAAACATCGATTCCAGTATTGGAATGTTCTAACCTATCGTACAATATCGGACGAAAATCGGTTTTAAAGAACGTTTCCTTTTCCGTTTTTCCGAACGAAGTTTTATTTGTGAGAGGAATGAACGGCTCCGGAAAGACTACATTACTCAAGTCGATTCTGCAACACGATAAATTCAAGGACCAGATCAAATTCCCTTCTTCCAAATCCGCTAAACTTTCTTACCTAGGTCATGATCTGGGTTTATATACTACTCTAAGTTTAGAGGAAAATCTGGAATATTTCAGAGGAATCGCAGGAGATTGCCGACCGGAAGATCAGATTATTTCCTGGCTCAAGGATTTTCGTCTTTGGCAAAGAAGAAAAGATCCTGTTTCTTCTTTTTCTCGTGGAATGAAACAGAAGGCTGCCTTAGTGCGTGCTCTTTTGCCTAACGTAGATATTTATCTTTTGGATGAACCATTGACTGCATTAGACAGCGAAGGCGAATCAAAGGCGAGGTCGGTCCTGGAGAATGTTCTGGAAACTTCTTCCATTATCATGGTGACTCATGATCCTAATTTTGCTTTAAATGCAAAGTCCAGACTTTTGGAATTGGGAGAAAATTCCAAATGA
- a CDS encoding tetratricopeptide repeat protein, translated as MRTISLLKEYLQGLNFAKSLCIISLLIFPNFLFAQFKIGDSEYAGILWGENDFLDPEFYQDGSLARSEQDFIVAAGRHWKGAPPPSKASFEYEGKQITNCGIFNNEAVGLLQSADPKKREKAISMLEAGMRFDPSFFAFRYNLGRAYQIEKKYQKAIFQYEYAIAEVPKYYRTYMHLGVLYELLNEQIQAVIYYKKAVELNQFQTEALVLLAEHYIRTDLKNRAQIYIKKALTIDQNSPDAKLGLARLEIMGGRDYYAYKIFRNTDLYDDQGKKRPYNKKFHFYFAETASKIGDYVTAAKEYEELLKFPNDPFFTEFSLKIIERRRDLAKRFAEIKAADEEAEKEGQ; from the coding sequence ATGAGGACAATTTCCCTTTTAAAAGAGTATTTACAAGGCTTAAATTTTGCCAAGTCACTCTGCATAATCTCATTATTGATCTTTCCCAATTTTCTATTTGCTCAATTCAAAATAGGAGACTCGGAATACGCAGGTATCCTCTGGGGAGAGAATGATTTTTTAGATCCTGAGTTTTACCAAGACGGAAGCCTGGCCAGATCAGAGCAGGATTTTATAGTAGCGGCAGGAAGACATTGGAAAGGTGCTCCTCCCCCATCCAAAGCAAGTTTTGAATATGAAGGAAAACAGATCACAAACTGCGGGATCTTTAATAACGAAGCTGTAGGATTATTACAGTCCGCAGATCCTAAAAAAAGAGAAAAAGCAATCTCTATGTTGGAAGCTGGCATGAGATTCGATCCATCTTTTTTTGCTTTTAGATACAACCTAGGAAGAGCTTATCAGATAGAAAAAAAATACCAGAAGGCAATCTTTCAATACGAATATGCAATCGCAGAAGTTCCTAAATATTATAGAACTTATATGCACTTAGGAGTTCTTTACGAACTTCTGAACGAACAAATACAGGCAGTTATATATTACAAAAAAGCGGTTGAGCTGAATCAGTTCCAAACAGAGGCGCTGGTACTTCTTGCAGAACATTATATCAGAACGGATCTCAAGAATAGAGCCCAGATTTATATTAAAAAAGCATTAACCATAGACCAGAATAGCCCGGATGCAAAGCTTGGACTAGCACGTCTGGAGATTATGGGTGGCCGAGATTACTATGCTTATAAGATATTCAGGAACACGGATCTATATGATGACCAAGGGAAGAAGAGACCTTATAATAAAAAATTTCATTTTTATTTCGCAGAGACAGCGAGTAAGATCGGCGATTATGTCACGGCTGCAAAAGAATATGAGGAGTTGCTAAAATTCCCCAATGACCCTTTCTTTACTGAATTCTCACTTAAAATTATAGAAAGAAGAAGGGACCTGGCAAAAAGATTCGCTGAGATCAAGGCCGCAGACGAGGAAGCGGAGAAAGAAGGGCAATAA
- a CDS encoding M48 family metallopeptidase, giving the protein MDFIYPENPLHVPKDLTIPTGNLKRNLWLVVAGLIGFAIIYITIAAWFTWATFYLIAAGFESPHSNLYTIISAMASGIISFFMIKALFFVKKGEISQEYEVTEKSEPKLFKFLYRLADETGAPRPHRVFLSSRVNACVFYDLSILNFFFPSKKNLEIGLGLVNVLTISELKAVLAHEFGHFAQKSMAVGNWVYIAQQIAAHIIARRDALDDFLKSWSYTDPRLAWIFWILRLAIWSLRASLESIFNLVLIAQHALSREMEFQADLVSVSVTGSDALVHALHKLQAADSTWDSAQNFFYRQAQEHKATASIFKLHLRTIDHMGRILNDPDFCRVAVLPETNPGEHRVFTSEIAQPPRMWATHPYNHERENNAKRSYVTAKLDNRESWVIFDDPEELKAKFTKQLLINLPEEVTTNEELISKLDEEYQQEYLNSKYRGAYLGRSFVRYAEKPESFFEHKIESISKTLGELYPPTLSEDLEKLKNLERELSLLSALRDGFLVPPDGIIRFRGNEIKKRELPKAIETIRQEYEQSLQQVFEHDRLCHSAHFQAAKVLGKGWPEYLSGLLEVLHYADHSRTDVEDAQGFFNNAYIVVTADRDVSSSELDRLVAAGTELFNSLEIVFRHAEKIELDPILLKRLGIDSWASGLGKFEFVPPTRENMNEWLKVVDSWINLTYSSLSHLHYAALEELLIVETKISNWTIGKKSKIESAPEASRVVKDYPKMTPGKERELQKRLGLWDRFQTADGLIPGILRFSASSAIIGGILYLTIYWIMVL; this is encoded by the coding sequence ATGGACTTTATATATCCTGAGAACCCACTCCATGTTCCGAAAGATTTAACAATTCCTACTGGAAATCTGAAAAGAAATCTCTGGTTGGTCGTAGCCGGGCTAATCGGATTCGCAATAATTTATATTACAATTGCTGCTTGGTTTACATGGGCCACTTTCTATTTGATTGCAGCTGGTTTTGAATCTCCGCACTCCAATCTATATACTATTATTTCTGCAATGGCCTCGGGCATAATTTCGTTTTTTATGATCAAGGCATTGTTCTTTGTAAAGAAAGGTGAAATTTCTCAAGAATACGAGGTCACAGAAAAGAGCGAACCTAAACTATTTAAATTCTTGTATAGATTAGCGGATGAGACAGGAGCGCCTAGACCGCATAGGGTGTTTCTTTCCTCCAGAGTGAATGCTTGCGTATTCTATGATTTATCGATCCTGAATTTCTTCTTTCCATCCAAGAAAAATCTAGAGATAGGCCTTGGACTCGTGAACGTACTTACAATCAGCGAATTAAAAGCGGTATTGGCGCATGAGTTTGGACATTTCGCCCAAAAAAGTATGGCTGTCGGGAATTGGGTTTATATCGCTCAACAAATTGCAGCTCATATTATTGCAAGAAGGGATGCATTGGATGATTTTCTAAAAAGTTGGTCGTATACCGATCCTCGATTGGCATGGATATTCTGGATTTTGCGTCTTGCAATTTGGTCTTTAAGAGCATCCTTAGAATCTATTTTTAATTTAGTTCTCATCGCCCAACATGCTCTTTCCCGGGAAATGGAATTTCAGGCTGATTTGGTATCGGTTTCCGTAACTGGAAGTGACGCATTGGTGCATGCATTACATAAATTGCAAGCAGCAGATTCTACTTGGGATAGTGCACAGAATTTCTTTTACAGGCAAGCTCAAGAGCATAAGGCTACAGCAAGTATTTTTAAACTTCATTTACGCACGATAGATCATATGGGAAGAATTCTAAACGATCCTGACTTTTGTAGAGTTGCAGTTCTTCCGGAAACGAATCCTGGCGAGCATAGAGTTTTTACTTCTGAGATCGCGCAACCTCCTCGTATGTGGGCTACACATCCTTATAATCACGAGCGAGAGAATAATGCCAAAAGAAGTTACGTCACTGCAAAATTAGATAACCGAGAGAGCTGGGTAATTTTTGACGATCCTGAAGAACTTAAAGCAAAATTTACGAAACAACTTCTCATAAATTTGCCAGAAGAAGTTACGACTAATGAAGAGCTGATTTCAAAATTAGACGAGGAATACCAGCAAGAATATTTGAATAGTAAATATCGAGGTGCTTATCTTGGGAGATCCTTTGTTAGATACGCGGAGAAGCCGGAGAGTTTTTTTGAGCATAAGATCGAATCTATTTCAAAAACTTTGGGAGAGTTATATCCTCCTACATTATCAGAAGATCTAGAAAAGTTAAAAAATTTAGAAAGAGAATTGAGCTTACTCTCTGCCTTGAGAGATGGATTTTTAGTTCCACCTGATGGTATCATACGCTTTCGAGGAAATGAAATCAAGAAGAGAGAATTGCCAAAAGCAATCGAAACGATCCGGCAGGAATATGAACAGTCTTTGCAGCAGGTATTTGAACATGATAGACTTTGTCATTCCGCACATTTTCAGGCGGCAAAAGTTTTAGGAAAAGGTTGGCCCGAATATTTATCAGGCTTATTGGAAGTACTACATTATGCGGATCATTCTCGTACGGATGTAGAAGATGCCCAAGGATTTTTTAATAACGCTTACATTGTAGTGACTGCGGATAGAGATGTCAGCTCCAGCGAATTGGACCGACTGGTAGCAGCGGGAACAGAACTTTTTAATTCGCTGGAGATTGTTTTCAGACATGCGGAAAAGATAGAGTTAGATCCAATTCTTTTAAAACGATTAGGGATAGATTCCTGGGCTTCTGGATTAGGAAAATTTGAATTTGTTCCTCCGACTCGAGAAAACATGAATGAATGGCTAAAGGTAGTGGACTCTTGGATTAACCTTACTTATAGTTCTCTATCACATTTACATTATGCAGCCTTGGAAGAATTACTTATTGTGGAGACCAAAATTTCAAATTGGACTATAGGCAAGAAGTCCAAAATAGAATCAGCTCCTGAAGCTTCTAGAGTAGTGAAAGATTATCCTAAAATGACCCCTGGTAAAGAACGAGAATTACAAAAAAGACTAGGACTCTGGGATAGATTTCAAACGGCAGACGGACTTATTCCGGGCATCCTTAGGTTTTCTGCATCGTCAGCAATCATTGGTGGGATTTTATATTTAACGATCTACTGGATTATGGTATTGTAA
- a CDS encoding ATP-binding cassette domain-containing protein, which produces MDEVSLSSSERTYLSGVNLQVEAGEFLGILGRSGSGKSTLLRLLLDLPIPSSWKKTGSIRIFGKSKKEIPARWIQPVFQDPVLGFNPIWTLEKSLREPLQLFKEENSYESLLEKWIPILGLEGKDRNRLPSFFSGGELQRFSLLRALLCSPKILCLDEATSALDPILNHQVLQALSDLNKKEGTTILWVTHNIKSANKFCSRIVEMEELNRTPIDSH; this is translated from the coding sequence ATGGACGAAGTATCCCTATCTTCTTCCGAAAGGACTTACTTGTCCGGGGTTAACCTACAAGTCGAAGCAGGAGAATTTCTCGGAATTTTAGGCCGTTCTGGATCAGGAAAGTCCACACTCTTGCGACTATTATTAGACCTTCCGATACCTTCTTCTTGGAAAAAAACAGGAAGCATTCGAATTTTTGGAAAATCCAAAAAAGAAATTCCTGCCAGATGGATCCAACCTGTTTTCCAAGATCCTGTCTTAGGTTTTAATCCAATTTGGACCCTTGAGAAAAGTTTAAGAGAGCCTCTTCAATTATTTAAAGAAGAAAATTCATATGAGTCTTTATTAGAAAAATGGATCCCGATCTTGGGTTTAGAAGGTAAGGATAGAAATCGTCTTCCTTCTTTCTTTTCAGGAGGAGAACTCCAAAGATTTTCTCTTCTTCGTGCTCTTCTTTGTAGTCCTAAAATTTTATGTTTAGATGAAGCGACTTCTGCTTTAGATCCTATTTTGAACCATCAGGTTTTGCAAGCTCTCTCAGATCTGAATAAGAAAGAAGGGACTACAATTCTTTGGGTAACTCATAATATTAAATCTGCAAATAAGTTCTGCTCTCGTATCGTAGAGATGGAAGAGTTAAATAGAACTCCGATAGACTCTCATTAA
- a CDS encoding hydroxymethylglutaryl-CoA lyase: protein MSLKITEVGPRDGLQNEKSEVPTQDKLIYIQKLVAAGLKHIEATSFVRKENIPQLGDAKELSASLDLKGDVHFSALTPNLKGYQAAISSGFKEVAVFTAASESFTKKNINRTIQESIDGFKEIFAEAKKDGVLVRGYVSTVIDCPYEGKIDPKKVLEVSKILLDQGAYEISLGETIGTAVPAEVENLLNTLLKEIPADKLAGHFHDTYGMAISNVQKSYELGIRSFDSSSGGLGGCPYAKGASGNLATEDLVYFFHKSGIQTGIDLSKLLEASAFMEGILQRKLASRSYIALKAKAAS, encoded by the coding sequence ATGAGTTTGAAAATTACAGAAGTAGGACCAAGAGACGGACTCCAAAATGAAAAGTCAGAGGTCCCTACACAGGATAAATTAATTTATATCCAGAAGCTGGTCGCGGCTGGCCTAAAACATATAGAAGCAACTTCATTCGTAAGAAAAGAAAATATTCCGCAATTAGGAGATGCAAAAGAACTTTCTGCCTCCTTAGATCTAAAGGGAGATGTGCATTTTAGTGCACTCACCCCGAACTTAAAAGGATACCAAGCTGCAATCTCTTCCGGATTTAAAGAAGTAGCAGTGTTCACCGCAGCCTCTGAATCATTCACAAAAAAGAATATCAATCGTACAATCCAAGAATCCATAGACGGATTTAAAGAAATTTTTGCTGAAGCAAAGAAAGATGGAGTATTAGTTAGAGGTTATGTTTCCACAGTAATTGATTGTCCTTATGAAGGAAAAATTGATCCGAAAAAGGTTTTAGAAGTTTCTAAAATACTTTTGGATCAAGGCGCTTATGAAATCTCCTTAGGAGAGACCATCGGCACAGCAGTTCCTGCAGAAGTGGAAAATTTACTCAATACTCTTTTGAAAGAAATACCTGCAGATAAACTAGCAGGACACTTTCATGATACATATGGAATGGCAATCTCGAATGTGCAAAAATCCTATGAGTTAGGCATTCGCTCCTTCGATTCTTCTTCAGGTGGATTAGGCGGTTGTCCTTATGCAAAAGGAGCTTCCGGAAATTTGGCAACAGAAGATTTGGTTTACTTCTTCCATAAGTCAGGGATCCAAACCGGGATAGATCTTTCTAAATTATTAGAAGCTTCTGCATTTATGGAAGGGATCTTACAGAGAAAATTAGCGTCTCGTTCCTATATCGCGTTAAAAGCAAAAGCGGCTTCTTAA
- a CDS encoding TIGR02757 family protein — MAPSTISKEKNLKKSFDLLYRNYTKPEFLDSDPLFLCYLYDSPEDREFVGLLSALFAYGNVTAIRGFLARLLEPMGKHPKQYILNHGTKIWKNKLGPYRFQKEKDILLFLQAIRLAYLEIEKSGEKFLESWFSPIHPKETGLEKRISGFQSRLSEILNDLDPGWKSYGLGFLIGLGNPKSAHKRYCMFLRWMVRKEEPDLGLYKRIQTSELLFPLDTHINRLSNILGITERRTSDFKKSREVTDYFQKFYPEDPLRMDFALCRLGILRKCKTVYIAELCESCDLKEVCKIYGKKKK, encoded by the coding sequence ATGGCTCCTTCTACCATATCCAAAGAGAAAAACCTGAAAAAGAGTTTTGATCTTTTATATAGGAATTATACTAAACCTGAATTTTTAGATTCGGATCCATTATTTTTATGTTATCTATATGATTCTCCGGAAGATAGAGAATTTGTAGGACTTCTATCCGCGTTATTCGCCTACGGGAATGTGACTGCGATCCGAGGTTTTCTCGCAAGGCTCTTGGAGCCAATGGGCAAACATCCTAAACAATACATACTCAATCACGGGACCAAGATTTGGAAAAATAAATTGGGGCCTTACCGTTTTCAAAAAGAGAAAGACATTCTATTGTTCTTACAAGCAATCCGATTGGCCTATCTAGAAATTGAAAAATCAGGAGAGAAGTTTTTAGAATCTTGGTTTAGTCCGATCCATCCTAAAGAAACTGGTTTAGAAAAAAGGATCTCTGGTTTTCAATCCAGACTTTCTGAAATTTTAAACGACTTGGATCCAGGTTGGAAGTCCTACGGACTTGGTTTTCTGATCGGGCTTGGAAATCCTAAGTCGGCACATAAACGTTATTGTATGTTTTTAAGATGGATGGTTCGCAAAGAAGAACCTGATCTGGGATTATATAAACGGATCCAAACTTCTGAATTATTATTTCCTTTAGATACTCATATCAATCGTCTTTCTAATATTCTAGGAATTACGGAAAGAAGGACTTCTGATTTCAAAAAGTCCCGAGAGGTCACAGATTATTTCCAAAAGTTTTATCCGGAAGATCCATTAAGAATGGACTTTGCACTTTGCAGACTCGGGATCTTGCGTAAATGTAAAACTGTCTACATAGCTGAGCTATGTGAATCTTGCGATCTGAAAGAGGTTTGTAAGATTTATGGGAAAAAGAAGAAGTAA
- a CDS encoding adenylosuccinate synthase gives MPATLVVGTQWGDEGKAKVIDYLSKDTDIIVRYQGGANAGHTVVVHGKKYVFHLVPSGIIYDQTVCVIGNGVVLDPTFFIEECDKLQAEGFPVYDKLLISDACHLLFPFHGLIDSARESSCTPDRKIGTTKKGIGICYADKMMRIGLRVGDLRESDFETRLQHLVDEKNRELVKLYDGEELSAKDILENVKKFYSKIQKNIINTPYYLESQLKAGKKILLEGAQGTGLDVDFGTYPYVTSSNPTTGGAFIGSGIAFHHLKSVIGITKAYTTRVGEGPFPTELHGEEGERLRTLGAEYGATTGRPRRCGWFDTEVLRHAVRINGLTSIALTKIDVLSAYDKIPVAVAYERNGKKLDCFPSQGLDQVKVIYEEFPGWKTDITGIGEFDKLPSACKDYIRALEKLIGVRIDLISTGPDRKDTIASGF, from the coding sequence ATGCCCGCAACATTAGTGGTCGGAACCCAATGGGGTGACGAAGGGAAAGCAAAAGTAATCGATTACCTTTCCAAAGATACGGATATTATAGTACGTTATCAGGGCGGAGCCAATGCTGGGCATACAGTGGTGGTTCATGGCAAAAAATACGTTTTTCATTTGGTGCCATCCGGGATCATCTACGACCAAACAGTTTGTGTGATCGGAAATGGTGTCGTTTTAGATCCTACATTCTTCATTGAAGAATGTGATAAACTACAAGCAGAAGGATTTCCAGTATATGATAAACTTCTGATCAGTGATGCATGCCATCTTCTTTTCCCATTCCATGGACTCATCGATTCCGCTAGAGAAAGTTCCTGTACTCCTGATCGTAAGATCGGAACCACTAAAAAAGGGATCGGTATCTGTTACGCAGATAAAATGATGAGAATCGGTCTTCGTGTAGGAGATCTTAGAGAGAGCGATTTCGAAACCAGGCTACAACATCTGGTAGATGAAAAGAATAGAGAACTCGTCAAACTTTATGATGGAGAGGAACTCTCCGCCAAAGATATTTTAGAGAATGTAAAAAAATTCTACTCTAAGATCCAAAAGAATATTATCAATACTCCTTATTACTTGGAATCCCAATTAAAAGCGGGCAAAAAGATACTATTAGAAGGTGCACAAGGAACAGGACTAGATGTTGATTTTGGTACTTATCCTTATGTAACTAGCTCCAATCCTACTACAGGTGGAGCATTCATTGGATCCGGAATTGCATTCCATCATCTCAAAAGTGTGATCGGAATTACAAAGGCATATACCACTAGAGTGGGAGAAGGTCCTTTTCCTACAGAACTTCACGGGGAAGAAGGCGAAAGACTCAGAACCCTAGGTGCGGAATACGGCGCTACTACCGGTAGACCTAGACGTTGTGGTTGGTTCGATACAGAAGTTCTAAGACATGCAGTTCGTATCAATGGACTTACATCTATTGCACTTACTAAGATAGATGTTTTATCTGCTTATGATAAAATTCCTGTCGCAGTAGCTTACGAAAGGAATGGCAAAAAACTAGATTGTTTCCCATCTCAGGGCTTAGACCAAGTAAAAGTGATCTACGAAGAATTCCCTGGTTGGAAAACAGACATCACCGGCATCGGAGAATTCGACAAACTTCCTTCTGCGTGTAAGGATTATATCCGTGCTTTGGAAAAACTCATAGGTGTTCGTATTGATCTGATCTCTACAGGACCGGATAGAAAGGACACGATCGCTTCCGGATTCTAA
- a CDS encoding ATP phosphoribosyltransferase regulatory subunit has product MTHNPPEFSEKKWIPDGFHFFGPNESSERRELLNSLSSKLKEFKYSEVFLPSFDYSSSFLLTMSAEDSSALYRFRDSDGNEISPSADLTVQAVKGMAGFAHRKENQRIFYQGKIFRDYGRKSGSRKEILQVGAEHIGGSGAPAILGILKEISGLFSGIKLRSPLTVVLGNVGVFHSVLESLKLSRSEKRQLSFLLYRKNLPEIRRFLESRNASRIFPVLESLCLGFVSHKEDLGKKFASLGLSDSFQKIISETGEIIGSLGKTPGVEFCSDYTLIPDLEYYTGFVFQGYVSGSSEPVLTGGAYDHLYELFSGTPKDACGFAINVDALEAVLG; this is encoded by the coding sequence ATGACACATAATCCTCCAGAGTTTAGCGAGAAAAAATGGATCCCGGACGGATTTCATTTTTTTGGACCGAACGAGAGTTCGGAAAGAAGGGAACTTCTAAATTCCCTCAGTTCCAAGCTCAAAGAATTCAAATACTCTGAGGTATTTTTACCTTCTTTTGATTATTCTTCTTCTTTTTTGCTTACCATGTCAGCAGAAGACTCCTCTGCATTATATAGATTCAGGGATTCTGATGGAAATGAGATCTCTCCTAGCGCTGATTTGACTGTCCAGGCTGTAAAAGGTATGGCTGGTTTTGCGCACCGCAAAGAAAACCAACGTATCTTTTATCAGGGAAAAATTTTCAGAGACTATGGTAGAAAGAGCGGATCTAGAAAAGAAATCCTGCAAGTAGGTGCGGAACATATAGGTGGCTCGGGTGCCCCCGCTATTTTAGGAATTTTGAAAGAGATTTCTGGATTATTCTCCGGAATTAAACTGCGTTCGCCTTTAACTGTGGTGCTCGGTAACGTAGGAGTCTTTCACTCTGTTCTGGAATCCTTAAAACTTTCCAGATCCGAAAAAAGGCAATTGTCGTTTTTATTATATAGGAAGAATCTTCCTGAGATCCGCCGCTTTCTAGAAAGTCGAAACGCTTCCAGGATTTTTCCGGTATTAGAATCTTTATGTTTGGGATTTGTTTCCCATAAGGAAGATCTAGGTAAGAAGTTCGCTTCTTTAGGACTTTCTGATTCTTTCCAGAAGATCATCTCCGAAACGGGTGAAATTATAGGTTCACTTGGCAAAACTCCTGGTGTGGAATTTTGTTCGGATTATACTCTTATTCCAGATTTGGAATATTATACTGGATTCGTTTTCCAAGGATATGTGTCAGGAAGTTCAGAACCAGTTCTAACCGGAGGAGCTTATGATCATCTGTATGAATTATTCTCCGGAACTCCAAAAGATGCCTGCGGATTCGCGATCAACGTAGATGCGCTGGAAGCGGTATTGGGATAA